In the Oryzias latipes chromosome 9, ASM223467v1 genome, one interval contains:
- the oxt gene encoding oxytocin-neurophysin 1 precursor gives MHPSLLSLCALGFLALSSACYIQNCPRGGKRALPEAGIRQCMSCGPGERGRCFGPSICCGEGFGCLLGSPESAQCVEENYLLTPCQTGGRPCGSEGGRCAASGLCCNSEGCVVDSDCLVETEVIDPSHGSARSSPAELLLRLLHVASRGQNEY, from the exons ATGCATCCCTCCCTGCTCAGCCTGTGCGCCCTGGGATTCCTCGCTCTGTCCTCCGCCTGTTACATCCAGAACTGCCCCCGAGGAGGGAAGCGAGCATTGCCGGAGGCTGGGATCAGACAG TGCATGTCTTGTGGCCCTGGGGAACGGGGCCGCTGCTTCGGCCCCAGTATCTGCTGCGGCGAGGGCTTCGGCTGCCTGCTGGGCTCCCCAGAATCAGCTCAGTGTGTGGAGGAGAACTACCTTCTCACCCCCTGTCAGACAGGAGGGAGGCCCTGTGGATCAGAGGGAGGACGCTGTGCTGCTTCCGGACTCTGCTGTAACTCTG aGGGCTGTGTGGTGGACTCTGACTGCCTCGTGGAGACGGAGGTTATAGACCCATCCCATGGCTCTGCCAGAAGCTcgcctgcagagctgctgctgcgtctccTACACGTCGCCAGCAGAGGACAGAACGAATACTGA